The proteins below come from a single Papaver somniferum cultivar HN1 chromosome 11, ASM357369v1, whole genome shotgun sequence genomic window:
- the LOC113320396 gene encoding pentatricopeptide repeat-containing protein At4g20740-like, protein MPTQSHSTTTNKLYFYYGHRKPSQNRPTVQGGHFSNRKTIKNHNQNPYRVIKSEQPPFNLEKWDSDSQQTIISHTKTPSEKFFSIAKTLSPIARYICDSFRKHNHWDENVITDLNKLRRVTPNLVAEVLKVQSDPKLSSKFFHWAGKQKGYRHNYASYNAFAYCLNRNNQFRAADQVPELMSNQGKLPTEKQFEILIRMHSDAGRGLRVYFVYEKMKKFGVKPRVFLYNRIMEALVKTGHLDLAISVYEDFREDGLVEESVTYMILIKGLCKAGRIDEGFELLKRMRETLFKPDIFAYTAMIRVLISEGNFDGCLRIWAEMQRDGVEPDVMAYTTLVTGLCKGNKVDKAYGLFKEMKEKKILIDRAMYGALVDAFVANGKIGSACDLLKDLMASGYRADLSIYTSLVEGLCSVNCVDKAYKLFEITIQDGLNPNFTTIMPIMISYAEENRMNDLHKLLVQMQKLGCQVTADLPKFFSLFIEKGTRENRALEVFDYLKQKGYFSVSIYNILIGALENIGQVKRAISLYEEMKDCDSDLKPDPSTYSNIIPCFVDLGDMKEACSCYTKIKEMSSVPTVFAYSSLVQGLCKIGEIDAAFTLVRNCLGNVTNGPMVFKYSLTIIHACKSCTAEKVIDVLNEMMQQGFPPDDVIYSAIIYGMCNYGTIEEARKVFSGLRVRKLLSEANLIVYDELLINHTQKKMAGLVQASLKFFGLESKVKLKSSTVITS, encoded by the coding sequence ATGCCGACTCAatcccattccaccaccaccaacaaactCTACTTCTACTATGGCCATCGCAAACCTTCTCAGAATCGACCTACTGTACAAGGTGGTCACTTCTCCAATCGGAAAACCATAAAAAACCATAATCAAAATCCATACAGAGTTATAAAATCAGAACAGCCTCCTTTCAATCTGGAAAAATGGGATTCAGATTCACAGCAAACAATTATCTCACATACCAAAACCCCATCAGAGAAATTTTTCTCCATTGCCAAAACTCTATCACCAATCGCTAGATACATTTGCGATTCCTTCAGGAAACACAATCATTGGGATGAAAATGTGATTACTGATCTCAACAAACTCCGCAGGGTAACACCAAATTTAGTTGCTGAGGTTCTTAAAGTCCAAAGTGATCCAAAACTGTCTTCCAAATTCTTCCATTGGGCAGGTAAACAAAAGGGTTACCGGCATAATTATGCTTCGTATAATGCTTTTGCTTATTGTTTGAATCGTAATAATCAGTTTAGGGCAGCTGATCAGGTGCCTGAACTCATGAGTAATCAAGGTAAATTACCTACTGAGAAACAATTTGAAATTTTGATAAGGATGCACTCTGATGCTGGTAGGGGACTTAGAGTTTACTTTGtttatgaaaaaatgaaaaaattcggGGTTAAACCTAGGGTTTTCCTGTATAATAGGATAATGGAGGCTTTAGTAAAAACGGGTCATTTGGATTTGGCAATTTCAGTTTATGAGGACTTTAGAGAGGATGGTTTGGTAGAAGAGAGTGTTACTTACATGATTTTGATCAAAGGGTTGTGTAAGGCAGGTAGAATTGATGAGGGTTTTGAACTTCTGAAACGAATGAGGGAAACATTGTTTAAGCCTGATATTTTTGCTTATACTGCAATGATTCGTGTTCTGATTTCTGAAGGTAATTTTGATGGCTGTTTGAGAATATGGGCTGAAATGCAGAGGGATGGTGTTGAACCAGATGTTATGGCTTATACGACTCTGGTTACTGGATTGTGCAAGGGTAACAAAGTTGACAAGGCTTATGGACTCTTTAAAGAgatgaaagagaaaaaaatctTAATAGACAGGGCAATGTATGGGGCATTGGTCGATGCATTTGTAGCTAATGGAAAGATCGGTTCAGCGTGTGATCTGTTGAAGGATCTTATGGCATCTGGCTACCGGGCTGATTTGTCTATATATACTTCTCTCGTAGAAGGTCTGTGTAGTGTGAACTGTGTAGATAAGGCTTATAAACTCTTTGAAATTACAATCCAGGATGGCCTCAATCCAAACTTTACAACTATAATGCCTATAATGATATCATATGCAGAGGAGAACAGAATGAACGACCTCCATAAATTGCTCGTGCAGATGCAGAAATTAGGGTGTCAGGTCACTGCAGATCTCCCCAAGTTTTTTTCGTTATTTATTGAAAAGGGGACAAGAGAAAATAGAGCTTTAGAAGTGTTTGATTACTTGAAACAGAAAGGGTACTTCAGTGTTTCAATTTACAATATCCTAATTGGTGCACTAGAAAATATTGGTCAGGTTAAAAGAGCAATATCTCTATATGAGGAAATGAAGGATTGTGACTCCGATTTAAAACCTGACCCTTCTACATACAGCAATATAATTCCTTGTTTTGTGGATCTTGGGGATATGAAGGAGGCATGTTCATGTTATACTAAGATCAAGGAGATGTCATCAGTTCCTACTGTTTTTGCCTATTCTTCACTGGTGCAAGGTCTATGTAAGATTGGAGAGATAGATGCAGCTTTTACACTAGTACGGAACTGCTTGGGAAATGTTACCAATGGACCCATGGTGTTCAAGTATTCTCTTACGATTATTCATGCTTGTAAATCATGCACAGCTGAGAAGGTTATTGACGTGCTTAATGAGATGATGCAGCAGGGTTTCCCACCTGATGATGTTATCTATTCTGCTATTATCTACGGTATGTGCAATTACGGGACTATAGAGGAAGCAAGGAAGGTGTTCTCAGGTCTTAGAGTTCGTAAGCTTCTTTCTGAAGCAAATTTGATTGTGTACGATGAGTTACTTATCAATCATACACAAAAGAAGATGGCAGGATTGGTGCAGGCCAGCTTGAAGTTTTTTGGTTTGGAATCAAAAGTGAAATTGAAGAGTAGCACAGTTATAACAAGTTAA